In Candidatus Sulfurimonas marisnigri, a single genomic region encodes these proteins:
- a CDS encoding ATP-binding cassette domain-containing protein, producing the protein MNISKLHITLDDKTLVDISFNISSSLALVGQSGSGKSLTLKALLGMLPSSMEVELEFDCDFELRAGDSLAFVPQNPFTALSPLTKIHKQFFTSLEKAESLFTQVGLEAELLQRFPPELSGGQLQRVIIAMALESEPKLLLLDEPTTALDPKTRVMILELLKKLQKEFGFKILFVTHDMNSAKSLCEDICVIKNGKVMEIGDMQTILQNPTVKYTKTLIEANFANRNFRI; encoded by the coding sequence ATGAATATCTCAAAGCTGCATATAACTCTAGATGATAAAACATTAGTTGATATATCTTTTAACATATCATCCTCTTTAGCGCTTGTTGGGCAGAGTGGAAGTGGGAAAAGTTTAACACTAAAAGCACTTTTGGGTATGTTGCCAAGCAGTATGGAAGTTGAATTGGAATTTGATTGTGATTTTGAATTAAGAGCAGGTGATAGTTTGGCTTTTGTACCTCAAAACCCATTTACAGCACTCTCTCCACTTACAAAAATACACAAACAATTTTTTACCTCTCTTGAGAAAGCAGAAAGTCTATTTACTCAAGTTGGGTTGGAGGCAGAACTTTTACAAAGGTTCCCTCCGGAGCTCTCAGGTGGGCAACTTCAACGTGTTATAATTGCTATGGCACTAGAGTCTGAACCTAAACTTTTGTTACTAGATGAGCCAACAACAGCACTTGACCCAAAGACGAGAGTGATGATTTTAGAATTATTAAAAAAACTGCAAAAAGAGTTTGGCTTTAAAATACTTTTTGTGACACATGATATGAACTCGGCAAAAAGCTTGTGCGAGGATATATGTGTTATAAAAAATGGCAAAGTAATGGAGATTGGAGATATGCAAACAATCTTGCAAAATCCAACTGTAAAATATACAAAAACACTGATTGAGGCAAATTTTGCCAATAGGAACTTTAGAATATGA